The following are from one region of the Prionailurus bengalensis isolate Pbe53 chromosome A2, Fcat_Pben_1.1_paternal_pri, whole genome shotgun sequence genome:
- the USP19 gene encoding ubiquitin carboxyl-terminal hydrolase 19 isoform X18 codes for MSGGASTTGPRRGPPGLEEATSKKKQKDRANQESKDGDPRRGSVSSREEQAKEELLLDWRQSADEVIVKLRVGAGPLRLEEVDAAFTDTDCVVRLPGGRQWGGVFYAEIESSCTKVQARKGGLLQLALPKKVPLLTWPSLLKKPLGTQEALPGLRCQENGQEPSPIAPEPGPEPRRGKQEARNQKRAQGRGEVGAGAGPGAQAGPSAKRAVHLRRGPDGEGSRDGPGPRGDAPPFLAETATQAEAEEQLRVPPLNPQTCLLGSEENLALLAGEKTVSPRNDPVSPAMARSRDPEKEPESMVNLAFVKNDSYEKGPDSVVVHVYVKEICRDTSRVLFREQDFTLIFQTRDGNFLRLHPGCGPHTIFRWQVKLRNLIEPEQCTFCFTASRIDICLRKRQSQRWGGLEAPAARGAVGGAKVAVPTGPTPLDSTPPGGAPHPLTGQEEARAVEKEKPKARSEDTGLDGVVARTPMEHVAPKPEPHLASPKPTCMVPPMPHSPVSGDSVEEEEEEEKKVCLPGFTGLVNLGNTCFMNSVIQSLSNTRELRDFFHDRSFEAEINYNNPLGTGGRLAIGFAVLLRALWKGTHHAFQPSKLKAIVASKASQFTGYAQHDAQEFMAFLLDGLHEDLNRIQNKPYTETVDSDGRPDEVVAEEAWQRHKMRNDSFIVDLFQGQYKSKLVCPVCAKVSITFDPFLYLPVPLPQKQKVLPIFYFAREPHSKPIKFLVSISKENSSASEVLESLSQSVHVKPENLRLAEVIKNRFHRVFLPSHSLDTVSPSDTLLCFELLSPELAKERVVVLEVQQRPQVPSIPISKCAACQRKQQSEDEKLKRCTRCYRVGYCNQLCQKTHWPDHKGLCRPENIGYPFLVSVPASRLTYARLAQLLEGYARYSVSVFQPPFQPGRMALESQGTGCTTLLSTSSLEAGDSERDPIQPPELQLVTPVAEGDTGVPRTWAAPDRGSVPSTSGVSSEVLASGPVEVGSLPAGERMSRPEAAVPGYQHPSEAINAHTPQFFIYKIDASNREQRLEDKGDTPLELGEDCSLALVWRNNERLQEFVLVASKELECAEDPGSAGEAARAGHFTLDQCLNLFTRPEVLAPEEAWYCPQCKQHREASKQLLLWRLPNVLIVQLKRFSFRSFIWRDKINDLVEFPVRNLDLSKFCIGQKEEQLPSYDLYAVINHYGGMIGGHYTACARLPNDRSSQRSDVGWRLFDDSTVTTVDESQVVTRYAYVLFYRRRNSPVERPPRAGHSEHHPDLGPAADAAASQGLGPGQAPEVAPTRTAPERFAPPVDRPAPTYSNMEEVD; via the exons ATGTCTGGTGGGGCCAGCACCACGGGCCCAAGGAGAGGTCCCCCAGGACTGGAGGAGGCCACCAGTAAGAAGAAGCAGAAGGATCGAGCAAACCAAGAGAGCAAGGATGGAGATCCTAGGAGAG GGTCAGTGTCCTCTCGGGAGGAGCAGGCCAAAGAGG AGTTGTTGCTTGATTGGAGGCAGAGTGCAGATGAGGTGATTGTCAAGCTGCGTGTGGGAGCGGGTCCCCTGCGGCTGGAGGAGGTGGATGCTGCTTTCACAGACACAGACTGCGTGGTGCGGCTTCCAG GTGGTCGGCAGTGGGGTGGTGTTTTCTATGCTGAGATAGAAAGTTCTTGCACCAAAGTACAAGCCCGCAAGGGTGGCCTCCTGCAGCTGGCACTGCCCAAGAAGGTACCTCTGCTCACATGGCCCTCTCTTCTG AAGAAACCTCTAGGGACCCAGGAGGCGTTGCCAGGGCTGCGGTGTCAGGAGAATGGGCAGGAGCCATCTCCCATTGCCCCGGAGCCAGGCCCTGAGCCCCGGCGGGGTAAACAGGAGGCCCGGAACCAGAAGAGGGCCCAGGGCCGTGGTGAGGTAGGCGCAGGGGCTGGCCCCGGGGCCCAGGCAGGGCCCAGCGCCAAGAGGGCTGTGCATCTCCGCAGAGGGCCAGATGGGGAAGGGTCCAGAGATGGGCCTGGACCCCGGGGCGATGCCCCCCCCTTCTTGGCTgagacagccacccag GCTGAGGCTGAGGAACAGCTCCGGGTACCACCGCTGAACCCCCAGACCTGCCTTTTGGGTTCAGAGGAGAATCTAGCACTCTTGGCAGGAGAGAAGACCGTGTCCCCCAGGAATGATCCAGTCTCCCCAGCCATGGCTCGGAGCAGAGATCCTGAGAAAG AGCCGGAGTCCATGGTGAACCTGGCATTTGTCAAGAATGACTCATATGAGAAGGGCCCAGATTCAGTGGTGGTGCATGTGTACGTGAAAGAAATCTGCAGGGACACTTCTCGAGTGCTTTTCCGCGAGCAAGATTTCACGCTTATCTTCCAGACCAG GGATGGAAACTTCCTGAGACTACACCCAGGCTGTGGGCCCCATACCATCTTCCGTTGGCAGGTGAAGCTCAG GAACCTGATTGAGCCTGAGCAGTGCACCTTTTGCTTCACGGCCTCTCGAATTGACATCTGCCTCCGAAAGCGGCAAAGTCAGCGCTGGGGGGGCCTGGAGGCCCCAGCTGCACGAG GTGCAGTGGGTGGTGCAAAGGTTGCCGTGCCGACAGGTCCAACCCCTCTGGATTCAACCCCACCGGgaggtgccccccaccctctcACAGGCCAGGAGGAAGCTCGGGCTGTGGAGAAGGAAAAACCCAAGGCTCGATCTGAGGACACGGGGCTGGATGGTGTGGTGGCCCGCACCCCCATGGAGCATGTAGCCCCAAAGCCAGAGCCACACCTAGCCTCG CCCAAGCCCACGTGTATGGTGCCTCCAATGCCCCACAGCCCTGTGAGCGGAGATagtgtggaggaagaggaggaggaagagaagaaggtgtGTTTGCCTGGCTTCACTGGCCTTGTCAACCTAGGCAACACCTGCTTCATGAACAGTGTCATTCAGTCTCTGTCCAATACTCGGGAGCTCCGGGACTTCTTCCATG ACCGCTCCTTTGAGGCCGAGATCAACTACAACAACCCACTGGGGACTGGTGGGCGTCTGGCCATTGGCTTTGCTGTGTTGCTCCGGGCACTGTGGAAGGGCACCCACCATGCCTTCCAGCCTTCCAAGTTGAAG GCCATTGTGGCGAGCAAGGCCAGCCAGTTCACAGGCTATGCGCAGCATGATGCCCAGGAGTTCATGGCTTTCTTGCTGGATGGGCTGCATGAAGACTTGAATCGCATTCAGAACAAGCCCTACACAGAAACTGTGGATTCAGATGGGCGGCCCGATGAG GTGGTGGCTGAAGAAGCATGGCAGCGGCATAAGATGAGGAATGACTCTTTCATCGTAGACCTGTTTCAGGGCCAGTATAAGTCGAAGCTGGTGTGCCCTGTGTGTGCCAAG GTCTCCATCACTTTTGACCCATTCCTCTACCTGCCAGTACCCTTGCCACAGAAGCAGAAGGTTCTCCCCATCTTCTATTTTGCCCGGGAGCCGCACAGCAAACCCATCAAG TTTCTGGTGAGCATCAGCAAGGAGAACTCCAGTGCAAGTGAAGTGTTGGAATCCCTCTCTCAGAGTGTCCACGTGAAGCCTGAGAACCTGCGTCTAGCTGAG GTGATTAAGAATCGTTTCCACCGTGTATTCCTGCCCTCCCACTCATTGGACACTGTGTCCCCATCTGACACGCTCCTCTGCTTTGAGCTGCTATCCCCAGAGTTGGCTAAGGAGCGGGTGGTGGTGCTAGAGGTGCAGCAG CGCCCCCAGGTGCCCAGCATCCCCATCTCCAAGTGTGCAGCCTGCCAGCGGAAGCAGCAGTCAGAGGACGAGAAGCTGAAGCGCTGTACCCGGTGCTACCGCGTGGGCTACTGCAACCA gCTCTGCCAGAAAACCCACTGGCCTGACCACAAGGGTCTCTGCCGCCCTGAGAACATTGGCTACCCATTTCTGGTCAGTGTACCTGCCTCACGTCTCACTTATGCTCGTCTTGCTCAGCTGCTAGAGGGCTATGCCCG GTATTCTGTGAGTGTATTCCAACCACCCTTCCAGCCTGGCCGCATGGCCTTGGAATCCCAGGGCACTGGCTGTACTACGTTGCTCTCTACTAGCTCCCTGGAGGCTGGGGACAGTGAGAGGGACCCGATTCAGCCGCCTGAGCTCCAGTTGGTGACCCCCGTGGCTGAGGGGGACACAGGGGTCCCTAGGACATGGGCGGCTCCTGATcggggctctgtgcccagcaccaGTGGAGTTTCTTCTGAGGTACTGGCCAGTGGGCCTGTTGAAGTTGGCTCCTTGCCTGCTGGTGAGAGGATGTCTCGGCCCGAAG CTGCTGTGCCTGGATATCAGCACCCAAGTGAAGCCATAAATGCCCACACCCCTCagttcttcatctataaaattgacGCATCTAACCGAGAGCAGCGGCTGGAGGACAAAG GAGACACCCCCCTGGAGCTGGGTGAGGACTGCAGCCTGGCTCTAGTGTGGCGGAACAATGAGCGCCTGCAGGAATTTGTGTTGGTAGCCTCCAAAGAGCTGGAGTGTGCTGAGGATCCAGGCTCTGCTGGTGAGGCTGCCCGTGCTGGGCACTTTACTCTGGACCAGTGCCTGAACCTCTTCACTCGGCCTGAGGTGCTGGCGCCTGAGGAGGCTTG GTACTGCCCACAGTGTAAACAACACAGAGAGGCCTCCAAGCAGCTGCTGCTGTGGCGCTTGCCCAACGTACTCATTGTGCAGCTCAAGCGCTTCTCCTTTCGGAGTTTCATTTGGCGTGACAAGATCAACGACCTGGTGGAGTTTCCTGTTCG GAACCTGGACCTGAGCAAGTTTTGCATTGGTCAGAAAGAGGAACAGCTGCCTAGCTACGACCTGTACGCTGTCATCAACCACTACGGAGGCATGATTGGCGGCCACTACACTGCCTGTGCCCGCCTGCCCAATGACCGCAGCAGCCAGCGCAGCGACGTGG GGTGGCGCTTATTTGATGACAGCACGGTGACAACAGTAGACGAGAGCCAGGTCGTGACGCGTtatgcctatgttctcttctaccGCCGGCGGAACTCTCCTGTGGAGAGGCCCCCCAGGGCAGGTCACTCTGAGCACCACCCAGACCTAGGCCCTGCAGCCGATGCTGCTGCCAGCCAG GGACTAGGCCCTGGCCAGGCCCCCGAGGTGGCCCCCACGCGGACAGCCCCTGAACGCTTCGCCCCCCCTGTGGACCGCCCAGCCCCCACCTACAGCAACATGGAGGAGGTCGATTAG
- the USP19 gene encoding ubiquitin carboxyl-terminal hydrolase 19 isoform X9: MSGGASTTGPRRGPPGLEEATSKKKQKDRANQESKDGDPRRGSVSSREEQAKEELLLDWRQSADEVIVKLRVGAGPLRLEEVDAAFTDTDCVVRLPGGRQWGGVFYAEIESSCTKVQARKGGLLQLALPKKVPLLTWPSLLKKPLGTQEALPGLRCQENGQEPSPIAPEPGPEPRRGKQEARNQKRAQGRGEVGAGAGPGAQAGPSAKRAVHLRRGPDGEGSRDGPGPRGDAPPFLAETATQAEAEEQLRVPPLNPQTCLLGSEENLALLAGEKTVSPRNDPVSPAMARSRDPEKEPESMVNLAFVKNDSYEKGPDSVVVHVYVKEICRDTSRVLFREQDFTLIFQTRDGNFLRLHPGCGPHTIFRWQVKLRNLIEPEQCTFCFTASRIDICLRKRQSQRWGGLEAPAARGAVGGAKVAVPTGPTPLDSTPPGGAPHPLTGQEEARAVEKEKPKARSEDTGLDGVVARTPMEHVAPKPEPHLASPKPTCMVPPMPHSPVSGDSVEEEEEEEKKVCLPGFTGLVNLGNTCFMNSVIQSLSNTRELRDFFHDRSFEAEINYNNPLGTGGRLAIGFAVLLRALWKGTHHAFQPSKLKAIVASKASQFTGYAQHDAQEFMAFLLDGLHEDLNRIQNKPYTETVDSDGRPDEVVAEEAWQRHKMRNDSFIVDLFQGQYKSKLVCPVCAKVSITFDPFLYLPVPLPQKQKVLPIFYFAREPHSKPIKVRSKLLFLGNPEDPGPPPPGSLLLSPQFLVSISKENSSASEVLESLSQSVHVKPENLRLAEVIKNRFHRVFLPSHSLDTVSPSDTLLCFELLSPELAKERVVVLEVQQRPQVPSIPISKCAACQRKQQSEDEKLKRCTRCYRVGYCNQLCQKTHWPDHKGLCRPENIGYPFLVSVPASRLTYARLAQLLEGYARYSVSVFQPPFQPGRMALESQGTGCTTLLSTSSLEAGDSERDPIQPPELQLVTPVAEGDTGVPRTWAAPDRGSVPSTSGVSSEVLASGPVEVGSLPAGERMSRPEAAVPGYQHPSEAINAHTPQFFIYKIDASNREQRLEDKGDTPLELGEDCSLALVWRNNERLQEFVLVASKELECAEDPGSAGEAARAGHFTLDQCLNLFTRPEVLAPEEAWYCPQCKQHREASKQLLLWRLPNVLIVQLKRFSFRSFIWRDKINDLVEFPVRNLDLSKFCIGQKEEQLPSYDLYAVINHYGGMIGGHYTACARLPNDRSSQRSDVGWRLFDDSTVTTVDESQVVTRYAYVLFYRRRNSPVERPPRAGHSEHHPDLGPAADAAASQGLGPGQAPEVAPTRTAPERFAPPVDRPAPTYSNMEEVD; encoded by the exons ATGTCTGGTGGGGCCAGCACCACGGGCCCAAGGAGAGGTCCCCCAGGACTGGAGGAGGCCACCAGTAAGAAGAAGCAGAAGGATCGAGCAAACCAAGAGAGCAAGGATGGAGATCCTAGGAGAG GGTCAGTGTCCTCTCGGGAGGAGCAGGCCAAAGAGG AGTTGTTGCTTGATTGGAGGCAGAGTGCAGATGAGGTGATTGTCAAGCTGCGTGTGGGAGCGGGTCCCCTGCGGCTGGAGGAGGTGGATGCTGCTTTCACAGACACAGACTGCGTGGTGCGGCTTCCAG GTGGTCGGCAGTGGGGTGGTGTTTTCTATGCTGAGATAGAAAGTTCTTGCACCAAAGTACAAGCCCGCAAGGGTGGCCTCCTGCAGCTGGCACTGCCCAAGAAGGTACCTCTGCTCACATGGCCCTCTCTTCTG AAGAAACCTCTAGGGACCCAGGAGGCGTTGCCAGGGCTGCGGTGTCAGGAGAATGGGCAGGAGCCATCTCCCATTGCCCCGGAGCCAGGCCCTGAGCCCCGGCGGGGTAAACAGGAGGCCCGGAACCAGAAGAGGGCCCAGGGCCGTGGTGAGGTAGGCGCAGGGGCTGGCCCCGGGGCCCAGGCAGGGCCCAGCGCCAAGAGGGCTGTGCATCTCCGCAGAGGGCCAGATGGGGAAGGGTCCAGAGATGGGCCTGGACCCCGGGGCGATGCCCCCCCCTTCTTGGCTgagacagccacccag GCTGAGGCTGAGGAACAGCTCCGGGTACCACCGCTGAACCCCCAGACCTGCCTTTTGGGTTCAGAGGAGAATCTAGCACTCTTGGCAGGAGAGAAGACCGTGTCCCCCAGGAATGATCCAGTCTCCCCAGCCATGGCTCGGAGCAGAGATCCTGAGAAAG AGCCGGAGTCCATGGTGAACCTGGCATTTGTCAAGAATGACTCATATGAGAAGGGCCCAGATTCAGTGGTGGTGCATGTGTACGTGAAAGAAATCTGCAGGGACACTTCTCGAGTGCTTTTCCGCGAGCAAGATTTCACGCTTATCTTCCAGACCAG GGATGGAAACTTCCTGAGACTACACCCAGGCTGTGGGCCCCATACCATCTTCCGTTGGCAGGTGAAGCTCAG GAACCTGATTGAGCCTGAGCAGTGCACCTTTTGCTTCACGGCCTCTCGAATTGACATCTGCCTCCGAAAGCGGCAAAGTCAGCGCTGGGGGGGCCTGGAGGCCCCAGCTGCACGAG GTGCAGTGGGTGGTGCAAAGGTTGCCGTGCCGACAGGTCCAACCCCTCTGGATTCAACCCCACCGGgaggtgccccccaccctctcACAGGCCAGGAGGAAGCTCGGGCTGTGGAGAAGGAAAAACCCAAGGCTCGATCTGAGGACACGGGGCTGGATGGTGTGGTGGCCCGCACCCCCATGGAGCATGTAGCCCCAAAGCCAGAGCCACACCTAGCCTCG CCCAAGCCCACGTGTATGGTGCCTCCAATGCCCCACAGCCCTGTGAGCGGAGATagtgtggaggaagaggaggaggaagagaagaaggtgtGTTTGCCTGGCTTCACTGGCCTTGTCAACCTAGGCAACACCTGCTTCATGAACAGTGTCATTCAGTCTCTGTCCAATACTCGGGAGCTCCGGGACTTCTTCCATG ACCGCTCCTTTGAGGCCGAGATCAACTACAACAACCCACTGGGGACTGGTGGGCGTCTGGCCATTGGCTTTGCTGTGTTGCTCCGGGCACTGTGGAAGGGCACCCACCATGCCTTCCAGCCTTCCAAGTTGAAG GCCATTGTGGCGAGCAAGGCCAGCCAGTTCACAGGCTATGCGCAGCATGATGCCCAGGAGTTCATGGCTTTCTTGCTGGATGGGCTGCATGAAGACTTGAATCGCATTCAGAACAAGCCCTACACAGAAACTGTGGATTCAGATGGGCGGCCCGATGAG GTGGTGGCTGAAGAAGCATGGCAGCGGCATAAGATGAGGAATGACTCTTTCATCGTAGACCTGTTTCAGGGCCAGTATAAGTCGAAGCTGGTGTGCCCTGTGTGTGCCAAG GTCTCCATCACTTTTGACCCATTCCTCTACCTGCCAGTACCCTTGCCACAGAAGCAGAAGGTTCTCCCCATCTTCTATTTTGCCCGGGAGCCGCACAGCAAACCCATCAAGGTGAGAAGTAAGCTCCTATTTCTGGGCAATCCCGAAGACCCCGGTCCACCTCCCCCAGGGTCTCTACTCTTGTCACCACAGTTTCTGGTGAGCATCAGCAAGGAGAACTCCAGTGCAAGTGAAGTGTTGGAATCCCTCTCTCAGAGTGTCCACGTGAAGCCTGAGAACCTGCGTCTAGCTGAG GTGATTAAGAATCGTTTCCACCGTGTATTCCTGCCCTCCCACTCATTGGACACTGTGTCCCCATCTGACACGCTCCTCTGCTTTGAGCTGCTATCCCCAGAGTTGGCTAAGGAGCGGGTGGTGGTGCTAGAGGTGCAGCAG CGCCCCCAGGTGCCCAGCATCCCCATCTCCAAGTGTGCAGCCTGCCAGCGGAAGCAGCAGTCAGAGGACGAGAAGCTGAAGCGCTGTACCCGGTGCTACCGCGTGGGCTACTGCAACCA gCTCTGCCAGAAAACCCACTGGCCTGACCACAAGGGTCTCTGCCGCCCTGAGAACATTGGCTACCCATTTCTGGTCAGTGTACCTGCCTCACGTCTCACTTATGCTCGTCTTGCTCAGCTGCTAGAGGGCTATGCCCG GTATTCTGTGAGTGTATTCCAACCACCCTTCCAGCCTGGCCGCATGGCCTTGGAATCCCAGGGCACTGGCTGTACTACGTTGCTCTCTACTAGCTCCCTGGAGGCTGGGGACAGTGAGAGGGACCCGATTCAGCCGCCTGAGCTCCAGTTGGTGACCCCCGTGGCTGAGGGGGACACAGGGGTCCCTAGGACATGGGCGGCTCCTGATcggggctctgtgcccagcaccaGTGGAGTTTCTTCTGAGGTACTGGCCAGTGGGCCTGTTGAAGTTGGCTCCTTGCCTGCTGGTGAGAGGATGTCTCGGCCCGAAG CTGCTGTGCCTGGATATCAGCACCCAAGTGAAGCCATAAATGCCCACACCCCTCagttcttcatctataaaattgacGCATCTAACCGAGAGCAGCGGCTGGAGGACAAAG GAGACACCCCCCTGGAGCTGGGTGAGGACTGCAGCCTGGCTCTAGTGTGGCGGAACAATGAGCGCCTGCAGGAATTTGTGTTGGTAGCCTCCAAAGAGCTGGAGTGTGCTGAGGATCCAGGCTCTGCTGGTGAGGCTGCCCGTGCTGGGCACTTTACTCTGGACCAGTGCCTGAACCTCTTCACTCGGCCTGAGGTGCTGGCGCCTGAGGAGGCTTG GTACTGCCCACAGTGTAAACAACACAGAGAGGCCTCCAAGCAGCTGCTGCTGTGGCGCTTGCCCAACGTACTCATTGTGCAGCTCAAGCGCTTCTCCTTTCGGAGTTTCATTTGGCGTGACAAGATCAACGACCTGGTGGAGTTTCCTGTTCG GAACCTGGACCTGAGCAAGTTTTGCATTGGTCAGAAAGAGGAACAGCTGCCTAGCTACGACCTGTACGCTGTCATCAACCACTACGGAGGCATGATTGGCGGCCACTACACTGCCTGTGCCCGCCTGCCCAATGACCGCAGCAGCCAGCGCAGCGACGTGG GGTGGCGCTTATTTGATGACAGCACGGTGACAACAGTAGACGAGAGCCAGGTCGTGACGCGTtatgcctatgttctcttctaccGCCGGCGGAACTCTCCTGTGGAGAGGCCCCCCAGGGCAGGTCACTCTGAGCACCACCCAGACCTAGGCCCTGCAGCCGATGCTGCTGCCAGCCAG GGACTAGGCCCTGGCCAGGCCCCCGAGGTGGCCCCCACGCGGACAGCCCCTGAACGCTTCGCCCCCCCTGTGGACCGCCCAGCCCCCACCTACAGCAACATGGAGGAGGTCGATTAG